A window from Populus trichocarpa isolate Nisqually-1 chromosome 3, P.trichocarpa_v4.1, whole genome shotgun sequence encodes these proteins:
- the LOC7481212 gene encoding squamosa promoter-binding-like protein 16 produces the protein MESASSGSLKRARTLKNATRVPSCLVDGCTSDLTKCRDYHRRHKVCELHSKSRQVFIKGQEQRFCQQCSRFHSLGEFDEGKRSCRKRLDGHNRRRRKSQPESLSVNSGRIFSNQGTRYLHFGSSQIFSTSVMNAVWTGAAKAESDPMLNTSQSSMNFGGRKNLFPGSLSSNYKEGKQFSFLQGTSSTIPGDSVHLDANSTLGNSGNSQKMFSDGLNRVIDSNRALSLLSSPPSETREIGLSDMMQPDLNSPAQSLIPSLNYNALGMESEPAGSVLVSDGSSGNANLNGQHMFQIEPDGSSANGSHQTLSFSWE, from the exons ATGGAATCAGCTTCTTCTGGATCTTTGAAGAGAGCCAGGACACTTAAAAATGCAACCCGAGTCCCCTCATGCTTGGTTGATGGATGCACTTCAGACCTTACCAAATGTAGGGATTACCACAGGCGGCATAAAGTATGTGAGCTCCACTCCAAGTCTCGTCAGGTTTTTATTAAAGGTCAGGAACAACGGTTTTGCCAGCAGTGCAGCAG GTTCCATTCGTTGGGTGAGTTTGATGAGGGAAAGCGAAGCTGCAGAAAACGTCTTGACGGACATAATCGGCGGCGAAGAAAGTCCCAGCCAGAATCACTTTCAGTAAATTCTGGAAGGATATTTTCCAACCAAG GTACTAGATATCTACATTTTGGTAGCTCTCAAATATTTTCAACCAGTGTTATGAACGCTGTTTGGACTGGAGCTGCAAAAGCTGAGAGTGATCCAATGCTGAATACTAGTCAATCCTCGATGAACTTCGGTGGCagaaaaaatctttttcctGGCTCCTTGTCTTCCAACTATAAAGAAGGAAAGCAGTTCTCTTTCTTACAGGGCACCAGTTCCACAATTCCTGGAGATTCTGTCCATCTAGATGCCAATTCAACGTTAGGAAACAGTGGCAACAGCCAGAAAATGTTCTCTGATGGGCTAAACCGAGTCATAGACTCCAACCGTGCTCTCTCTCTTCTGTCATCTCCACCATCTGAGACTCGGGAGATTGGTTTGAGCGACATGATGCAGCCAGACCTGAACTCTCCTGCTCAGTCCTTGATCCCAAGCTTGAACTATAATGCCCTTGGAATGGAAAGTGAACCAGCAGGATCTGTTTTGGTATCTGATGGCAGCAGCGGCAATGCCAACCTCAATGGTCAGCATATGTTTCAGATCGAACCTGATGGGTCATCTGCAAATGGATCTCACCAGACACTTTCCTTCTCGTGGGAGTAG